A stretch of Episyrphus balteatus chromosome 2, idEpiBalt1.1, whole genome shotgun sequence DNA encodes these proteins:
- the LOC129912745 gene encoding uncharacterized protein LOC129912745, with the protein MITHRLLAFEVLTAFLVLLLLQQTLMVQAFGYSYSRFIGPVRGPERQIIVHDRYDGRGRVDYVARPEYQFAYGVEDAKTRVLQNRRETRNGDAVKGVYSVVDPDGSLRVVKYTADNVNGFQAEVISNGVSTNHGQDNPLVAVHPDPQQLVSDDGRRVVGGGDDEHHQVNAKDEIEPRPNHHIQVQHPDKTSHEEEGAGPKKTEDINNESSNSKDASEYQEEDDDSDDGGKSSSESRNESQEKDDDDSSEEVEDY; encoded by the exons ATGATTACACATCGC TTGTTGGCATTCGAAGTCCTTACCGCATTCCTCGTACTCCTCCTCCTCCAACAAACGCTGATGGTCCAAGCATTTGGTTACTCGTATTCCAGATTTATTGGACCCGTTCGTGGACCGGAGAGGCAAATCATCGTTCACGACCGGTACGACGGCAGGGGACGTGTGGATTACGTCGCCAGACCAGAGTACCAGTTCGCGTATGGAGTCGAAGATGCCAAGACACGAGTGTTGCAAAATCGACGGGAGACCCGTAATGGCGATGCTGTAAAAGGTGTCTACAG TGTGGTCGACCCTGATGGCTCCCTGCGAGTGGTTAAGTATACCGCGGACAATGTTAATGGATTCCAAGCTGAGGTCATCTCAAATGGAGTCTCGACAAATCATGGTCAAGATAATCCACTTGTTGCTGTTCATCCGGATCCGCAGCAATTAGTAAGTGATGATGGTCGTCGTGTTGTTGGTGGTGGTGATGATGAACATCATCAAGTGAACGCCAAGGACGAGATTGAACCACGTCCCAATCATCATATTCAAGTGCAGCACCCAGACAAGACATCGCATGAAGAAGAAGGTGCAGGACCGAAGAAGACAGAAGATATAAACAATGAATCTTCAAACTCAAAAGATGCTAGTGAGTATCAAGAAGAAGATGATGACAGTGATGATGGTGGGAAGTCATCATCCGAGAGTAGAAATGAATCGCAGGAGAAAGATGATGATGATAGCAGTGAAGAGGTCGAAGATTATTAG